A part of Herpetosiphon gulosus genomic DNA contains:
- a CDS encoding DUF542 domain-containing protein: protein MSTTTVTPEVIAESTLAALAEAHPDVMAVLRQHGFDLCCGGGLSLSQAAQAHQIELAPIVADLTAILSKTA, encoded by the coding sequence ATGTCAACCACAACTGTAACCCCTGAAGTCATCGCCGAAAGCACCTTGGCTGCTTTAGCCGAAGCTCACCCCGATGTGATGGCTGTCTTACGTCAACATGGCTTTGATTTGTGTTGCGGCGGCGGATTAAGCCTGAGCCAAGCCGCCCAAGCTCATCAAATTGAGCTAGCGCCGATTGTCGCCGATTTAACTGCTATTTTGAGCAAAACAGCCTAA
- a CDS encoding multicopper oxidase domain-containing protein, with protein sequence MNRRSFTMVVIFSLLLASIAACSDQADRTSSLAPTTSIKPESQVVSQQASQPASKEVLEIHSFDMGFKPQNLTVPSAGVYTIKLVNDGVIPHDITFPDGTVISAKANETVTGEVTIPAEGMNFICAVPGHEAAGMKGSIQVASADAAAITPTMMDDHSGPAPESDIVADESAPEYTLYDAKAPTALEGTVHEVELVVEEKDMTVAPGYVQHVWTFGGTVPGPVIRVKVGDTVRIQLKNPSSNKVPHSIDFHSSEVAWNDEMTSINVGEDKVYEWKANYAGVWMYHCGTTPALHHIANGMYGMVIVEPKEGLPAVDHEFALVQSEWYLGPQGDLVSLEKAASAAPAPEYVVFNGVANQYKDHPLEVKTGASVRVFVLNAGPSIDSSFHVVGTIFNTVIKEGVQLRPETANGYGSQAVDLAPAQGAIVEFTTAEDGLYPIVTHAFNFVGRGALGLFQAGDGDPKN encoded by the coding sequence ATGAACCGCCGATCATTCACTATGGTAGTGATTTTTAGTCTGTTATTAGCAAGTATTGCCGCCTGTAGCGATCAAGCTGATCGTACCAGTTCACTGGCCCCAACCACTTCGATCAAACCCGAAAGCCAAGTTGTGAGCCAACAAGCCAGCCAACCAGCTAGCAAGGAAGTGTTGGAAATTCATTCGTTTGATATGGGCTTCAAACCACAGAATCTCACAGTGCCAAGCGCTGGGGTCTATACGATTAAATTAGTTAATGATGGCGTGATTCCTCACGATATTACCTTTCCGGATGGCACAGTGATTAGTGCTAAGGCCAACGAAACGGTGACTGGCGAGGTTACGATTCCTGCTGAGGGCATGAATTTTATTTGTGCTGTGCCTGGCCACGAAGCTGCGGGCATGAAAGGCTCAATTCAAGTTGCCTCGGCTGATGCTGCTGCCATTACCCCAACCATGATGGATGACCATAGCGGGCCTGCGCCTGAAAGTGATATTGTTGCTGATGAGTCGGCTCCAGAGTACACCTTGTACGATGCTAAAGCTCCAACAGCCTTAGAAGGTACGGTACATGAAGTCGAATTGGTGGTTGAAGAAAAAGATATGACCGTAGCTCCAGGCTATGTTCAACATGTCTGGACATTTGGTGGCACGGTGCCAGGGCCAGTCATTCGGGTGAAGGTTGGCGATACTGTGCGGATTCAGCTTAAAAATCCTAGCTCTAACAAAGTACCGCACTCAATCGATTTTCACTCGAGCGAGGTTGCTTGGAACGATGAAATGACCTCGATTAATGTCGGCGAAGATAAGGTTTACGAATGGAAAGCTAATTATGCTGGCGTTTGGATGTATCACTGTGGTACAACTCCCGCGCTGCATCATATTGCCAATGGGATGTATGGGATGGTGATTGTTGAACCCAAGGAAGGCTTGCCAGCAGTTGATCATGAATTTGCCTTGGTGCAAAGCGAATGGTATCTCGGCCCTCAAGGCGATTTGGTCAGCCTCGAAAAAGCTGCCTCAGCCGCTCCAGCCCCTGAATATGTGGTATTCAATGGCGTTGCCAATCAATACAAAGATCATCCATTGGAAGTTAAAACCGGGGCAAGTGTGCGGGTGTTTGTGCTGAATGCTGGCCCAAGCATCGATAGTTCGTTCCACGTAGTTGGTACCATTTTCAACACGGTTATCAAAGAAGGTGTGCAATTACGACCTGAAACTGCCAATGGCTATGGCTCGCAAGCTGTTGATTTAGCCCCAGCGCAAGGCGCAATTGTCGAATTTACGACCGCTGAAGATGGTTTATACCCAA